From the Hymenobacter yonginensis genome, one window contains:
- the rfbC gene encoding dTDP-4-dehydrorhamnose 3,5-epimerase has protein sequence MIFTETELPGAFIIDVERMSDERGFFARSWCEDEFAAHGILMPPLQANVSSNPRRGTLRGMHYQLPPHEETKLVRCTRGAIYDVIVDLREESPTYGKWLGVELTADSFRMLFVPGRFAHGFITLTDNTDVCYQVSAKYAPGAERGLRWNDPAIGIQWPFQPALVSEKDQRHPDFQLRVQEEVNS, from the coding sequence ATGATTTTCACTGAAACTGAGTTGCCAGGCGCTTTCATCATCGATGTGGAGCGCATGTCCGATGAGCGCGGTTTTTTTGCGCGCTCCTGGTGCGAAGACGAGTTTGCGGCCCACGGCATTCTGATGCCGCCGCTGCAGGCCAACGTCTCCTCCAACCCCCGGCGCGGCACCCTGCGCGGCATGCACTATCAGCTGCCGCCGCACGAGGAAACCAAGCTGGTGCGCTGCACGCGCGGCGCCATCTACGACGTGATAGTGGACCTGCGCGAAGAGTCGCCAACCTATGGCAAGTGGCTGGGCGTGGAGCTGACCGCCGACTCGTTTCGGATGCTGTTCGTGCCGGGGCGCTTCGCCCACGGCTTTATCACGCTCACCGACAACACCGACGTCTGCTACCAGGTGTCGGCCAAGTATGCGCCGGGTGCCGAGCGGGGCCTGCGCTGGAACGACCCGGCCATCGGGATTCAGTGGCCTTTTCAGCCCGCTCTGGTGTCAGAGAAAGACCAGCGGCATCCGGATTTTCAGCTGCGCGTGCAGGAGGAGGTAAACAGTTAG
- a CDS encoding NAD(P)H-dependent oxidoreductase — MLIIDKALEKRQRDGNPIRVGMVGAGFMARGVARQICRYVPGMELVAIANRTPDRARAIYAEAGVPDVREVASVAQLEACIALGQPAITDDALLLSRAAGINAIIEVTGAVEHGAQVVLEAIRHGKHIILLNAELDGTVGPILKVYADRAGVIYSVSDGDQPGVTLNLARFVKGLGVTPVLCGNIKGLHDPYRNPTTQEGFARQWGQNPSMVTSFADGSKISFEQAVIANALDMRVARRGMLGPTVEPGTPISKAAEWYPQELLLGGGPGLVDYVVGAEPGPGVFVLGTIDDAVQQHYLKLYKLGPGPLYCFYTPYHLCHFETPTTVARAVLFQDAALAPAGPMRVEVVTAAKVDLFAGQTLDGIGYYHTYGLAENADVTERDNLLPIGVAEGCVLRHDVQRDQVLTYDDVLLPEGRLIDQLRAEQVTHFSAHVPQPAGLAAPPVMQ; from the coding sequence ATGCTCATCATTGATAAAGCCCTGGAAAAGCGGCAGCGCGACGGCAACCCGATTCGGGTGGGCATGGTGGGGGCCGGCTTTATGGCGCGGGGCGTGGCCCGGCAGATCTGCCGCTACGTGCCCGGTATGGAGCTCGTGGCCATTGCCAACCGCACGCCCGACCGGGCCCGCGCCATCTATGCCGAAGCCGGCGTGCCGGATGTGCGCGAAGTAGCCTCGGTGGCGCAGCTGGAAGCCTGCATTGCGTTGGGCCAGCCCGCCATCACCGACGATGCGCTGCTGCTGAGCCGCGCGGCCGGCATCAACGCCATTATTGAGGTGACGGGGGCCGTGGAGCATGGCGCGCAGGTGGTGCTGGAGGCCATCCGGCACGGCAAGCACATCATCCTGCTCAATGCCGAGCTCGACGGCACCGTGGGGCCCATTCTGAAGGTGTACGCCGACCGGGCCGGGGTTATCTACTCCGTGTCGGACGGCGACCAGCCGGGCGTGACGCTCAACCTAGCCCGCTTCGTGAAGGGCCTGGGCGTGACGCCGGTGCTGTGCGGCAACATCAAGGGCCTGCACGACCCCTACCGCAACCCCACCACCCAGGAGGGCTTTGCGCGGCAGTGGGGCCAGAATCCTAGTATGGTCACGAGCTTTGCCGACGGCAGCAAAATCAGCTTCGAGCAGGCCGTTATTGCTAACGCGCTGGACATGCGCGTGGCGCGGCGTGGCATGCTGGGCCCCACTGTGGAACCGGGCACACCCATCAGCAAAGCGGCCGAGTGGTACCCGCAGGAGCTGCTGCTTGGTGGCGGCCCCGGCCTCGTCGATTACGTGGTGGGGGCCGAGCCCGGCCCGGGCGTATTCGTGCTGGGCACTATTGATGACGCCGTGCAGCAGCACTACCTCAAACTCTACAAGCTGGGGCCGGGGCCGCTGTACTGCTTCTACACGCCCTACCACCTGTGCCACTTCGAAACGCCTACCACGGTGGCCCGCGCCGTGCTGTTTCAGGATGCCGCCCTGGCCCCCGCCGGCCCCATGCGGGTGGAAGTGGTGACAGCCGCCAAAGTGGATCTGTTTGCGGGGCAGACGCTCGACGGCATCGGGTACTACCACACCTACGGCCTGGCCGAAAACGCCGACGTCACGGAGCGCGACAACCTGCTGCCCATCGGCGTGGCCGAAGGCTGCGTGCTGCGCCACGACGTCCAGCGCGACCAAGTGCTGACCTACGACGATGTGCTGCTGCCGGAAGGCCGCCTTATCGATCAGCTGCGGGCCGAGCAGGTCACCCATTTTTCCGCCCATGTACCCCAGCCGGCCGGGCTGGCCGCGCCCCCGGTGATGCAGTAA
- a CDS encoding class I SAM-dependent methyltransferase has translation MMTKLPAYPTTAAAPAPLYSADALALGEPVTQAASPVEPPASPCRFCGAPLDVTFVNLGTSPLCQHHVRPHDFNRAEAFYPLHARVCRECFLVQLDEFVTSEQIFQNDYAYFSSYSASWLRHARRYTDMASERFNLTKDSLVVEVASNDGYLLQYFVEKGVPVLGVEPAHNVAEVARAKGINTLGKFFGRETAAYVAATAGQADLLLGNNVLAHVPDINDFVAGMQLLLKPDGVITMEFPHLLRLMEGNQFDTIYHEHFSYLSFYTVERIFAHHGLTLFDVEELPTHGGSLRIYARHTTSAAWPVTAHVAELREQELALGITELAYYADFEEKAKETKRKLLEFLIDAKRAGKTVVGYGAPGKGNTLLNYCGIRTDFLDYTVDVSPHKQGNFLPGSRIPICHPDRIFSTRPDYVLLLPWNLREEIMEQMSGIREWGGQFVVPIPEVQVYE, from the coding sequence ATGATGACGAAGCTACCTGCATATCCGACTACCGCAGCGGCTCCGGCCCCGCTTTATTCGGCAGATGCACTTGCACTTGGCGAACCTGTAACGCAAGCCGCCAGCCCGGTAGAGCCACCGGCCAGCCCCTGCCGCTTCTGCGGGGCGCCCCTCGATGTCACCTTCGTGAACTTGGGCACGTCGCCGCTGTGCCAGCACCACGTGCGCCCCCACGATTTCAACCGGGCCGAGGCCTTCTATCCGCTGCATGCCCGGGTGTGCCGCGAGTGTTTTCTGGTGCAGCTGGATGAGTTTGTGACCTCCGAGCAGATTTTTCAGAACGACTACGCTTACTTCTCGTCCTACTCGGCCTCCTGGCTGCGCCATGCCCGCCGCTATACCGACATGGCCTCCGAGCGGTTCAACCTCACCAAAGACAGCTTGGTGGTGGAAGTGGCCTCCAATGATGGCTACCTGCTGCAGTATTTTGTGGAAAAAGGCGTGCCGGTGCTGGGCGTAGAGCCCGCGCACAACGTAGCCGAAGTGGCCCGCGCCAAGGGCATCAACACGCTTGGCAAGTTCTTCGGCCGCGAAACCGCCGCCTACGTGGCGGCCACCGCCGGCCAGGCCGACCTGCTGCTGGGCAACAACGTGCTGGCCCACGTGCCGGATATCAACGACTTTGTGGCCGGTATGCAGCTGCTGCTCAAGCCCGATGGCGTTATTACGATGGAGTTTCCGCACCTGCTGCGGCTGATGGAAGGCAACCAGTTCGACACCATCTACCACGAGCATTTCAGCTACCTGTCGTTTTACACCGTTGAGCGCATCTTCGCGCATCACGGCCTCACGCTGTTCGACGTGGAAGAGCTGCCCACGCACGGCGGCTCGCTGCGCATCTATGCCCGGCACACCACTTCTGCGGCATGGCCTGTGACGGCGCACGTAGCGGAACTGCGGGAGCAGGAGCTGGCGCTGGGCATCACGGAGCTGGCCTACTACGCCGACTTCGAGGAGAAAGCCAAGGAAACCAAGCGCAAGCTGCTCGAATTCCTGATTGACGCCAAGCGGGCCGGCAAAACGGTGGTCGGCTACGGGGCGCCCGGCAAAGGCAACACGCTGCTGAACTACTGCGGCATCCGCACCGATTTTCTCGATTACACCGTCGATGTGAGCCCGCACAAGCAAGGCAACTTCCTGCCCGGCAGCCGCATTCCCATCTGCCACCCCGACCGCATCTTCAGCACCCGGCCCGACTACGTGCTGCTGCTGCCCTGGAACCTGCGCGAGGAAATCATGGAGCAGATGAGCGGTATCCGGGAGTGGGGCGGCCAGTTTGTAGTGCCCATCCCGGAGGTGCAAGTCTATGAATAA
- a CDS encoding DUF4910 domain-containing protein, which translates to MSALAAPASCMAPVALALGLDMHALLRRLFPICRSITGDGVRETLAIVREYLPALQVHEVPSGTPVLDWTVPAEWNIREAWVKNAAGERVIDFAQHNLHVLGYSTPVRGWFSRQELEAHLYSLPDQPDLIPYRTSYYQPAWGFCLRHHDRLQLQDDYYEVCIDSTLDAAGSLTYAELLLPATAPEPDAGEALLSCHCCHPSLANDNLSGLVVAVALARQLAALPERRYAYRFVFGPGTIGSITWLARNPEAVARIRHGLVLTLLGGPGHFTYKQSRQGAAAVDAAAALMLARHAPGAEIRPWLPYGYDERQYCSPGFNLPVGCLSRTPFGEFAEYHTSADNLEFVQPAQLQESLELVLRLCQTLDQNRCYRNLLPYGEPQLGRRGLYKGVGGGTEGHDWQMALLWVLSLSDGRTPLLDVAARSGLPFELLHRAAQALAATDLLAVASPEPAA; encoded by the coding sequence GTGTCTGCTCTTGCCGCACCTGCTTCCTGCATGGCCCCCGTTGCGCTGGCTTTGGGCCTGGATATGCATGCGCTGCTGCGCCGCCTGTTCCCGATCTGCCGGAGCATTACGGGCGACGGCGTGCGCGAAACCCTGGCCATTGTGCGCGAGTATCTGCCGGCGCTGCAGGTGCACGAAGTGCCCAGCGGCACGCCGGTGCTCGACTGGACGGTACCGGCCGAGTGGAACATTCGGGAGGCATGGGTGAAAAACGCGGCCGGGGAGCGGGTTATCGACTTCGCGCAGCACAACCTGCACGTGCTGGGCTATAGCACGCCGGTGCGGGGCTGGTTTTCCAGGCAGGAGCTGGAAGCGCATCTGTACTCATTGCCCGATCAGCCCGACCTCATTCCGTACCGCACCAGCTACTACCAACCCGCCTGGGGCTTCTGCCTGCGCCACCACGACCGGCTGCAGCTCCAGGACGACTACTACGAAGTGTGCATCGATAGCACGCTGGACGCCGCCGGCTCGCTCACCTACGCCGAGCTGCTGCTGCCCGCCACCGCGCCCGAACCCGATGCCGGCGAGGCGCTGCTCTCGTGCCACTGCTGCCATCCGTCGTTGGCCAACGACAACCTCTCGGGGCTGGTGGTGGCCGTGGCGCTGGCCCGGCAGCTGGCCGCGCTGCCCGAGCGGCGCTATGCCTACCGGTTTGTGTTCGGGCCGGGCACCATCGGCAGCATCACGTGGCTGGCGCGCAACCCCGAGGCCGTGGCCCGCATCCGGCACGGGCTGGTGCTCACGCTGCTGGGCGGGCCGGGCCACTTCACCTACAAGCAAAGCCGGCAAGGTGCCGCCGCGGTGGATGCCGCCGCCGCGCTAATGCTGGCCCGCCACGCCCCTGGCGCCGAAATCCGGCCCTGGCTGCCCTACGGCTACGACGAGCGGCAGTACTGCTCGCCGGGCTTCAACCTGCCGGTTGGCTGCCTGTCGCGCACGCCCTTCGGCGAGTTTGCTGAATATCACACCTCGGCCGATAACTTGGAGTTTGTGCAGCCTGCCCAACTGCAGGAGTCGCTGGAGCTAGTGCTGCGCCTGTGCCAGACCCTCGACCAGAACCGCTGCTACCGCAATCTGCTGCCTTACGGCGAGCCTCAGCTGGGCCGCCGCGGCCTCTACAAGGGTGTGGGCGGCGGCACCGAAGGCCACGACTGGCAGATGGCTCTGCTGTGGGTGCTGAGTTTGTCTGATGGCCGCACGCCGCTGCTGGACGTGGCGGCCCGGTCGGGGCTGCCTTTTGAGCTGCTGCACCGCGCCGCACAGGCCCTGGCCGCCACCGATTTGCTGGCTGTGGCTTCACCCGAGCCGGCCGCCTAG